Proteins co-encoded in one Lacerta agilis isolate rLacAgi1 chromosome 6, rLacAgi1.pri, whole genome shotgun sequence genomic window:
- the PDE4B gene encoding cAMP-specific 3',5'-cyclic phosphodiesterase 4B isoform X4, whose amino-acid sequence METLEELDWCLDQLETIQTYRSVSEMASNKFKRMLNRELTHLSEMSRSGNQVSEYISNTFLDKQNDVEIPSPTQKDREKKKKQLMTQISGVKKLMHSSSLNNTSISRFGVKTEKEDHLAKELEDLNKWGLNIFNVARYSHSRPLTCIMYAIFQERDLLKTFKISSDTFIAYMMTLEDHYHSDVAYHNSLHAADVAQSTHVLLSTPALDAVFTDLEILAAIFAAAIHDVDHPGVSNQFLINTNSELALMYNDESVLENHHLAVGFKLLQEEHCDIFQNLTKKQRQTLRKMVIDMVLATDMSKHMSLLADLKTMVETKKVTSSGVLLLDNYTDRIQVLRNMVHCADLSNPTKSLELYRQWTDRIMEEFFQQGDKERERGMEISPMCDKHTASVEKSQVGFIDYIVHPLWETWADLVQPDAQDILDTLEDNRNWYQSMIPQSPSPPLDERNRDCQGLMEKFQFELTLEEEDSDGPEKESDGISYFSSTKTLCVIDPGRRGSQSEANIEIVTEDTSPIDT is encoded by the exons TTCAAGAGAATGTTGAACCGAGAACTGACACACCTTTCGGAAATGAGCCGATCGGGGAACCAAGTGTCTGAATATATTTCAAACACTTTCCTAG ACAAACAGAATGATGTGGAGATTCCCTCTCCCACACAGAAGgatagagagaaaaagaaaaagcagctcaTGACACAGATCAGTGGTGTTAAAAAGCTAATGCATAGTTCAAGTTTGAATAATACTAGCATTTCAAGATTTGGtgtgaaaacagaaaaggaagaccATCTAGCCAAG GAGCTGGAGGATCTGAATAAATGGGGTCTGAACATATTTAACGTTGCAAGATATTCACACAGTAGACCTCTCACCTGCATTATGTATGCTATTTTTCAG GAGAGAGATCTGCTAAAGACATTCAAGATCTCATCAGATACCTTCATAGCTTACATGATGACTTTGGAAGACCACTACCATTCCGATGTGGCCTACCACAACAGTCTCCATGCGGCTGATGTAGCCCAGTCAACACATGTTCTCCTGTCCACCCCAGCCTTGGAT GCTGTCTTCACTGATCTGGAAATTCTTGCAGCCATTTTTGCAGCAGCAATTCATGATGTGGATCACCCTGGTGTCTCCAACCAGTTTCTTATTAATACAA ATTCTGAGCTTGCTCTGATGTACAATGATGAGTCAGTTTTGGAAAACCACCACCTTGCTGTGGGTTTTAAGCTGCTACAAGAAGAGCATTGTGACATCTTCCAGAACTTGACCAAGAAGCAACGTCAAACTCTCAGGAAAATGGTGATAGACATG GTCTTGGCCACAGATATGTCCAAACACATGTCCCTACTGGCAGACCTAAAGACTATGGTGGAAACTAAAAAAGTGACAAGTTCCGGAGTTCTGCTTCTAGATAACTACACAGACAGAATACAG GTTCTCCGAAATATGGTCCATTGTGCTGATTTAAGTAATCCCACAAAATCCCTTGAACTCTATCGACAGTGGACAGACAGAATCATGGAGGAATTTTTCCAGCAGGGGGACAAAGAACGGGAGAGAGGAATGGAAATCAGCCCAATGTGTGACAAGCACACAGCTTCTGTAGAGAAGTCACAG GTTGGCTTCATTGATTACATTGTCCACCCGCTTTGGGAGACATGGGCAGACCTAGTACAGCCCGATGCCCAAGATATCCTGGATACTCTAGAAGATAACAGGAATTGGTACCAGAGCATGATCCCTCAGagcccttctcctccccttgaTGAACGCAACAGAGACTGTCAGGGCCTGATGGAGAAGTTCCAGTTTGAGCTTACGCTTGAAGAAGAGGACTCTGATGGGCCTGAGAAAGAAAGTGATGGTATCAGCTACTTCAGCAGTACAAAGACACTCTGTGTGATTGACCCAGGAAGAAGGGGTTCCCAAAGTGAAGCTAATATAGAAATTGTGACAGAAGATACATCACCTATTGATACCTAA
- the PDE4B gene encoding cAMP-specific 3',5'-cyclic phosphodiesterase 4B isoform X5 has product MQSLPKMPEANYLLSVSWGYIKFKRMLNRELTHLSEMSRSGNQVSEYISNTFLDKQNDVEIPSPTQKDREKKKKQLMTQISGVKKLMHSSSLNNTSISRFGVKTEKEDHLAKELEDLNKWGLNIFNVARYSHSRPLTCIMYAIFQERDLLKTFKISSDTFIAYMMTLEDHYHSDVAYHNSLHAADVAQSTHVLLSTPALDAVFTDLEILAAIFAAAIHDVDHPGVSNQFLINTNSELALMYNDESVLENHHLAVGFKLLQEEHCDIFQNLTKKQRQTLRKMVIDMVLATDMSKHMSLLADLKTMVETKKVTSSGVLLLDNYTDRIQVLRNMVHCADLSNPTKSLELYRQWTDRIMEEFFQQGDKERERGMEISPMCDKHTASVEKSQVGFIDYIVHPLWETWADLVQPDAQDILDTLEDNRNWYQSMIPQSPSPPLDERNRDCQGLMEKFQFELTLEEEDSDGPEKESDGISYFSSTKTLCVIDPGRRGSQSEANIEIVTEDTSPIDT; this is encoded by the exons ATGCAAAGTCTTCCAAAAATGCCTGAGGCAAACTATTTGTTATCTGTATCTTGGGGTTATATCAAG TTCAAGAGAATGTTGAACCGAGAACTGACACACCTTTCGGAAATGAGCCGATCGGGGAACCAAGTGTCTGAATATATTTCAAACACTTTCCTAG ACAAACAGAATGATGTGGAGATTCCCTCTCCCACACAGAAGgatagagagaaaaagaaaaagcagctcaTGACACAGATCAGTGGTGTTAAAAAGCTAATGCATAGTTCAAGTTTGAATAATACTAGCATTTCAAGATTTGGtgtgaaaacagaaaaggaagaccATCTAGCCAAG GAGCTGGAGGATCTGAATAAATGGGGTCTGAACATATTTAACGTTGCAAGATATTCACACAGTAGACCTCTCACCTGCATTATGTATGCTATTTTTCAG GAGAGAGATCTGCTAAAGACATTCAAGATCTCATCAGATACCTTCATAGCTTACATGATGACTTTGGAAGACCACTACCATTCCGATGTGGCCTACCACAACAGTCTCCATGCGGCTGATGTAGCCCAGTCAACACATGTTCTCCTGTCCACCCCAGCCTTGGAT GCTGTCTTCACTGATCTGGAAATTCTTGCAGCCATTTTTGCAGCAGCAATTCATGATGTGGATCACCCTGGTGTCTCCAACCAGTTTCTTATTAATACAA ATTCTGAGCTTGCTCTGATGTACAATGATGAGTCAGTTTTGGAAAACCACCACCTTGCTGTGGGTTTTAAGCTGCTACAAGAAGAGCATTGTGACATCTTCCAGAACTTGACCAAGAAGCAACGTCAAACTCTCAGGAAAATGGTGATAGACATG GTCTTGGCCACAGATATGTCCAAACACATGTCCCTACTGGCAGACCTAAAGACTATGGTGGAAACTAAAAAAGTGACAAGTTCCGGAGTTCTGCTTCTAGATAACTACACAGACAGAATACAG GTTCTCCGAAATATGGTCCATTGTGCTGATTTAAGTAATCCCACAAAATCCCTTGAACTCTATCGACAGTGGACAGACAGAATCATGGAGGAATTTTTCCAGCAGGGGGACAAAGAACGGGAGAGAGGAATGGAAATCAGCCCAATGTGTGACAAGCACACAGCTTCTGTAGAGAAGTCACAG GTTGGCTTCATTGATTACATTGTCCACCCGCTTTGGGAGACATGGGCAGACCTAGTACAGCCCGATGCCCAAGATATCCTGGATACTCTAGAAGATAACAGGAATTGGTACCAGAGCATGATCCCTCAGagcccttctcctccccttgaTGAACGCAACAGAGACTGTCAGGGCCTGATGGAGAAGTTCCAGTTTGAGCTTACGCTTGAAGAAGAGGACTCTGATGGGCCTGAGAAAGAAAGTGATGGTATCAGCTACTTCAGCAGTACAAAGACACTCTGTGTGATTGACCCAGGAAGAAGGGGTTCCCAAAGTGAAGCTAATATAGAAATTGTGACAGAAGATACATCACCTATTGATACCTAA
- the PDE4B gene encoding cAMP-specific 3',5'-cyclic phosphodiesterase 4B isoform X3 has protein sequence MEQSEESYQKLAMETLEELDWCLDQLETIQTYRSVSEMASNKFKRMLNRELTHLSEMSRSGNQVSEYISNTFLDKQNDVEIPSPTQKDREKKKKQLMTQISGVKKLMHSSSLNNTSISRFGVKTEKEDHLAKELEDLNKWGLNIFNVARYSHSRPLTCIMYAIFQERDLLKTFKISSDTFIAYMMTLEDHYHSDVAYHNSLHAADVAQSTHVLLSTPALDAVFTDLEILAAIFAAAIHDVDHPGVSNQFLINTNSELALMYNDESVLENHHLAVGFKLLQEEHCDIFQNLTKKQRQTLRKMVIDMVLATDMSKHMSLLADLKTMVETKKVTSSGVLLLDNYTDRIQVLRNMVHCADLSNPTKSLELYRQWTDRIMEEFFQQGDKERERGMEISPMCDKHTASVEKSQVGFIDYIVHPLWETWADLVQPDAQDILDTLEDNRNWYQSMIPQSPSPPLDERNRDCQGLMEKFQFELTLEEEDSDGPEKESDGISYFSSTKTLCVIDPGRRGSQSEANIEIVTEDTSPIDT, from the exons TTCAAGAGAATGTTGAACCGAGAACTGACACACCTTTCGGAAATGAGCCGATCGGGGAACCAAGTGTCTGAATATATTTCAAACACTTTCCTAG ACAAACAGAATGATGTGGAGATTCCCTCTCCCACACAGAAGgatagagagaaaaagaaaaagcagctcaTGACACAGATCAGTGGTGTTAAAAAGCTAATGCATAGTTCAAGTTTGAATAATACTAGCATTTCAAGATTTGGtgtgaaaacagaaaaggaagaccATCTAGCCAAG GAGCTGGAGGATCTGAATAAATGGGGTCTGAACATATTTAACGTTGCAAGATATTCACACAGTAGACCTCTCACCTGCATTATGTATGCTATTTTTCAG GAGAGAGATCTGCTAAAGACATTCAAGATCTCATCAGATACCTTCATAGCTTACATGATGACTTTGGAAGACCACTACCATTCCGATGTGGCCTACCACAACAGTCTCCATGCGGCTGATGTAGCCCAGTCAACACATGTTCTCCTGTCCACCCCAGCCTTGGAT GCTGTCTTCACTGATCTGGAAATTCTTGCAGCCATTTTTGCAGCAGCAATTCATGATGTGGATCACCCTGGTGTCTCCAACCAGTTTCTTATTAATACAA ATTCTGAGCTTGCTCTGATGTACAATGATGAGTCAGTTTTGGAAAACCACCACCTTGCTGTGGGTTTTAAGCTGCTACAAGAAGAGCATTGTGACATCTTCCAGAACTTGACCAAGAAGCAACGTCAAACTCTCAGGAAAATGGTGATAGACATG GTCTTGGCCACAGATATGTCCAAACACATGTCCCTACTGGCAGACCTAAAGACTATGGTGGAAACTAAAAAAGTGACAAGTTCCGGAGTTCTGCTTCTAGATAACTACACAGACAGAATACAG GTTCTCCGAAATATGGTCCATTGTGCTGATTTAAGTAATCCCACAAAATCCCTTGAACTCTATCGACAGTGGACAGACAGAATCATGGAGGAATTTTTCCAGCAGGGGGACAAAGAACGGGAGAGAGGAATGGAAATCAGCCCAATGTGTGACAAGCACACAGCTTCTGTAGAGAAGTCACAG GTTGGCTTCATTGATTACATTGTCCACCCGCTTTGGGAGACATGGGCAGACCTAGTACAGCCCGATGCCCAAGATATCCTGGATACTCTAGAAGATAACAGGAATTGGTACCAGAGCATGATCCCTCAGagcccttctcctccccttgaTGAACGCAACAGAGACTGTCAGGGCCTGATGGAGAAGTTCCAGTTTGAGCTTACGCTTGAAGAAGAGGACTCTGATGGGCCTGAGAAAGAAAGTGATGGTATCAGCTACTTCAGCAGTACAAAGACACTCTGTGTGATTGACCCAGGAAGAAGGGGTTCCCAAAGTGAAGCTAATATAGAAATTGTGACAGAAGATACATCACCTATTGATACCTAA